The following are encoded in a window of Podospora pseudoanserina strain CBS 124.78 chromosome 6, whole genome shotgun sequence genomic DNA:
- a CDS encoding hypothetical protein (EggNog:ENOG503NXQJ; COG:S), producing MNEMQHAVDMALRAQEFLTEGNYYDHFFAKGLREKEGFENDIRETYRRIADLLSGTSSSYTFKVNCDNNSPACAPKKNWWAAMNDKDKRMTFCDKFFDTNDIGETQPALDNNCDSLKDLRQAQRTRSSIIIHEASHTRYAMRDNDQAVDVAYGYTGCTSLPLGLFDRACAPYGGLKKKQDGSFTTPICGNNAGGEGFCNGDMSARNADTYSHVAAGVFFSKECNREIPHPTNNAGSSGGQPGNTAGVPGKGGTIGVPPKPATRRHPHQRPRLNADTYQHDTPADSGLNQPHHPLRSRDESCPFVTDAIVWDGSPEEIDATGVIGFAHFGDSYASGMGTGTTSTDKCRIGSNNYGDLLNKFFDNKEIVYDRRSCSGDTTEGLYKKIEEWDQKKADETNVITLTIGGNDLGFSDLVWYCVLTPNTLRWSSTNRKNCEEAEKKARAHMDDSSPNGLRARLKDAYLRALGRTKRKDTQLYVAGYPTFFNEETDDCDGASFHYLWGGNRPPSDWPANRIVYLTKSLRKELDDLVRQLNEVIQFAVNDANTEGGQVHYVDVDQRWIEGGHRWCEPGVKDPDSNRADTWFFLSGWKDIEPNNAAGVDGGEVEKDETQMLIESGEIKLPSEETCNSTASEGRDPYESYLCYVAELVRQEPEGEEAKRVNGANDFISGKDGANIQDVSWYAPTRQIKTFHPRTVGMFAYRDAILEKLEINGQL from the exons ATGAATGAAATGCAACATGCCGTGGACATGGCCCTCCGCGCCCAAGAGTTTCTTACCGAGGGAAACTATTACGATCACTTCTTCGCCAAAGGACTCAGGGAAAAAGAGGGCTTCGAAAACGATATCCGTGAAACCTACCGCCGCATAGCAGACT TGCTTTCAGGAACCTCTTCAAGCTACACCTTCAAAGTCAACTGCGATAACAACAGCCCGGCCTGCGCACCGAAGAAGAATTGGTGGGCAGCCATGAacgacaaggacaagaggaTGACATTCTGCGACAAGTTCTTCGACACCAATGACATTGGTGAGACACAGCCCGCGCTGGACAACAACTGCGACTCCCTGAAGGATCTTCGGCAAGCCCAACGAACAAGATCTTCTATCATTATCCACGAGGCCTCCCATACAAGATACGCGATGCGTGATAACGATCA GGCTGTGGATGTTGCCTACGGTTACACTGGGTGTACCAGCCTTCCTCTTGGGTTATTCGACCGCGCATGCGCACCGTATGGTGGGctgaaaaagaaacaggATGGCAGCTTTACCACCCCAATCTGCGGGAACAATGCCGGCGGCGAAGGGTTCTGCAATGGCGATATGAGCGCTCGGAATGCAGACACCTACTCCCATGTTGCGGCCGGGGTGTTCTTCTCAAAGGAGTGCAACCGAGAAATCCCACATCCTACCAATAATGCAGGGAGCAGCGGTGGCCAACCAGGTAACACGGCGGGTGTTCCTGGTAAAGGCGGTACAATCGGTGTTCCTCCAAAGCCTGCGACTAGAAGACATCCCCACCAAAGACCACGTCTGAACGCCGACACATATCAGCATGACACACCTGCAGACTCTGGGCTgaatcaacctcatcatccactcCGGTCCAGGGATGAATCATGCCCCTTTGTCACCGACGCCATCGTCTGGGACGGCAGTCCAGAGGAAATCGACGCTACCGGCGTCATTGGCTTCGCTCACTTTGGCGACTCCTACGCCTCAGGCATGGGCACCGGAACAACCTCGACCGACAAGTGCCGAATCGGATCCAACAACTACGGTGATCTCCTCAACAAATTTTTTGACAACAAGGAAATAGTGTACGACCGCCGCTCCTGCTCCGGAGACACAACCGAAGGCCTGTACAAGAAGATCGAAGAGTGGGATCAAAAGAAAGCCGACGAAACAAACGTCATCACGCTCACCATCGGTGGCAACGATTTGGGTTTCTCTGACCTCGTCTGGTACTGTGTCCTCACGCCCAACACACTTCGCTGGTCGAGTACAAACCGCAAAAACTGTGAGGAAGCGGAAAAGAAGGCCCGCGCACACATGGATGACAGTTCACCCAACGGCCTGCGCGCCCGGCTGAAGGATGCCTACCTGCGCGCTCTCGGGCGGACCAAGCGCAAGGACACACAGCTCTACGTGGCAGGCTACCCGACCTTTTTCAACGAGGAGACAGACGACTGCGACGGCGCGAGCTTCCACTACTTGTGGGGTGGAAACAGACCTCCCTCTGACTGGCCCGCCAATCGAATCGTCTACCTGACCAAGAGTTTGAGAAAGGAGCTCGACGATCTCGTCAGGCAGCTCAACGAGGTCATCCAGTTCGCCGTGAACGACGCCAACACCGAAGGTGGCCAAGTCCATTATGTTGACGTCGACCAACGCTGGATAGAGGGGGGACATCGCTGGTGCGAGCCGGGCGTCAAGGATCCTGATTCTAACCGCGCCGATACTTGGTTCTTTTTGAGTGGCTGGAAGGATATCGAGcccaacaacgccgccggggttgatggtggagaggtggaaaaggaTGAAACGCAGATGCTCATTGAAAGTGGCGAGATCAAGCTGCCTAGTGAGGAGACGTGCAACTCTACCGCCAGTGAGGGTCGCGATCCGTACGAATCATACCTGTGCTACGTGGCAGAGTTGGTAAGGCAGGAGccggagggagaggaggccaaAAGAGTGAACGGCGCAAACGATTTCATTTCTGGCAAGGATGGAGCCAACATCCAGGATGTGTCTTGGTACGCGCCTACCAGGCAAATCAAGACTTTCCACCCCAGGACCGTGGGCATGTTTGCGTACCGCGATGCTATTCTGGAGAAATTGGAAATCAATGGACAGCTGTAG
- a CDS encoding hypothetical protein (EggNog:ENOG503P5SE), producing the protein MEVPDWLRGNSVFLILTLLSFEPQIARIYHRHDSTGISLYYVLFNLIIATELFTISFFHLVNNRCEGSDSFVHDPPNLGDLLNLVHFTAVWIAWNIILLLAIIYSPIARDTSNIMLIYISFLTISLIPLFLDALFADTTDPYHKWVLGFFSAIHMMFINPGVFFLCFFAMCAQAREIIRHRHEDSALSLLGLAVQAVLFAVLSVTWSGRLVFQWDKIPDGNLLNWRVFVFWFQVVGFVVYDYAVFAIGQGVLLALALRHLDVALTGGSLWRVIFLETDGEGYEDGVVGEEEERRPLLG; encoded by the exons ATGGAAGTCCCAGACTGGCTTCGAGG AAACAGCGTCTTTCTCATCCTAACGCTTCTATCTTTCGAGCCACAAATCGCCCGCATTTATCATCGCCACGATAGTACAGGCATCTCCCTCTACTAcgtcctcttcaacctcatcatcgccaccgaGCTCTTcacaatctccttcttccacctaGTCAACAACCGCTGCGAGGGATCTGACTCGTTCGTACACGATCCGCCCAACCTAGGTgatctcctcaacctcgttCACTTCACGGCTGTGTGGATTGCCTGGAACATAAT ACTACTTCTAGCCATCATTTACTCCCCAATCGCCAGAGACACATCGAACATCATGTTAATAtacatctccttcctcaccatctccctcatccccctcttcctcgacgcCCTCTTCGCCGACACCACCGACCCCTACCACAAATGGGTTCTGGGTTTCTTCTCAGCGATACACATGATGTTCATCAACCCCGGTGTCTTCTTCCTTTGCTTCTTCGCCATGTGCGCCCAAGCCCGCGAGATCATCCGCCACAGACATGAAGACAGTGCGCTGAGCTTGCTCGGGCTGGCGGTGCAGGCTGTCTTGTTTGCTGTGCTTTCGGTGACTTGGTCGGGGCGGCTGGTGTTTCAGTGGGACAAGATCCCGGATGGGAATTTGTTGAACTGGAGGGTGTTTGTCTTTTGGTTTcaggttgttgggtttgtCGTGTATGATTATGCTGTTTTTGCGATTGGGCAGGGGGTGTTGCTTGCGCTGGCGCTGAGGCATCTGGATGTGGCCTTGACGGGGGGGAGTCTGTGGCGGGTGATCTTCTTGGAGAcagatggggaggggtatgaggatggggttgttggtgaggaggaggagaggaggccgtTGTTGGGTTGA
- a CDS encoding hypothetical protein (EggNog:ENOG503NYHZ; COG:G) — translation MKSWKVALLPALANTRLTVALDNGVGLKPHMGWSSWNVAQCNAASARYALATADKFISLGLKDLGYEYINIDDCWSTKSRDSSGRLVPDPAKWPNGIKAVTDRIHSMGLKFGLYGCAGDKTCAGYPGNEGHERGDVDQLVSWGVDFWKYDNCYTPCRQNPRPQTCTSPAGSTKTWYAPMRDAILGVQNTKKLHFNLCNWGRDEVWTWGASYGHSWRMSVDNWGDWASVERIGSAAAGIYQHSAPGGFNDLDMLYLGSSKLNTNQEKLHFGLWAITKSPLVLGLDLEKISNSTLDIIRNKGLIDINQDSLGKAATTFRPPGAPAPVNGKIYPYWAGPLSDGVVVGLCAGTSAGTYSVNFKDVPGLGGSGSYEWREMYTGQTGKGTSASFNIGLHDMRVIKVMKV, via the exons ATGAAGTCCTGGAAGGTTGCACTACTACCCGCACTCGCCAATACCCGGCTGACCGTGGCATTGGATAATGGAGTTGGGTTGAAACCTCATATGGGTTGGAGCAGCTGG AATGTCGCTCAATGCAACGCAGCCTCAGCCAGGTATGCCCTCGCAACGGCAGACAAGTTCATTTCTCTTGGACTCAAGGACCTTGGGTATGAAT ACATCAACATCGACGACTGCTGGTCCACCAAGAGCCGTGACAGCTCTGGAAGGCTCGTACCCGACCCAGCCAAATGGCCCAACGGCATCAAAGCCGTCACCGACAGGATCCACAGCATGGGACTCAAGTTCGGCCTGTACGGCTGCGCTGGCGACAAGACGTGCGCTGGATACCCAGGAAACGAGGGCCACGAAAGGGGTGATGTGGACCAGTTGGTGAGTTGGGGAGTCGACTTCTGGAAGTACGACAACTGCTACACACCCTGCCGTCAAAATCCTCGCCCTCAAACTTGTACCAGCCCGGCCGGCAGCACCAAGACTTGGTACGCGCCCATGAGAGACGCCATTCTTGGAGTTCAGAACACCAAAAAGCTGCATTTCAACCTCTGCAACTGGGGCCGTGACGAAGTCTGGACTTGGGGTGCTAGCTACGGTCACTCATGGAG AATGAGCGTAGACAACTGGGGCGACTGGGCCAGTGTCGAGCGTATCGGCAGTGCAGCCGCCGGGATCTACCAGCACAGTGCTCCAGGCGGCTTCAACGACCTCGACATGCTCTACCTTGGatcctccaagctcaacacgAACCAGGAGAAATTGCACTTTGGTCTCTGGGCCATCACCAAGTCTCCTCTCGTACTGGGCTTGGATCTCGAAAAGATTTCCAACTCCACCCTGGACATCATCCGGAACAAGGGCTTGATTGACATCAACCAGGACTCTCTCGGCAAGGCGGCAACAACCTTTCGTCCTCCCGGTGCGCCAGCACCAGTAAATGGCAAGATCTACCCGTATTGGGCTGGGCCGCTGTcggatggtgtggttgttgggctTTGTGCTGGCACTTCGGCGGGAACCTACAGCGTCAACTTTAAGGATGTCCCTGGCTTGGGTGGCTCTGGATCGTATGAGTGGAGGGAGATGTATACTGGCCAGACTGGGAAAGGGACGAGTGCTTCGTTCAATATCGGCCTGCACGATATGCGCGTCATCAAGGTCATGAAGGTTTAG
- a CDS encoding hypothetical protein (EggNog:ENOG503PXR6) has product MEPLEIIGAVAAVGQLLELCIKAGKTSTQLVQSFINAPTELRNLSAKLASLQMIIQQFQALGQDLLMTGVEDILPATHKDMLLSSLLASERALKNLTTLHNTAGQSSTPKPGCNFSRRLLWSLIDKKRSTVVIEELRKAEMVLDTVILILNTLTYKL; this is encoded by the exons ATGGAGCCTCTCGAGATCAttggggcggtggcggcCGTCGGCCAGCTCTTGGAGCTATGCATCAAGGCCGGAAAAACTTCGACCCAGCTCGTACAGTCATTCATCAACGCCCCAACCGAGCTCAGAAACTTGAGCGCGAAGCTTGCCTCATTACAGATGATCATTCAACAGTTTCAGGCTCTCGGCCAGGACTTGTTAATGACGGGCGTGGAAGATATTCTTCCAGCTACCCACAAGGACATGCTCCTTAGCTCCCTCCTGGCAAGTGAGAGGGCATTGAAGAACCTCACGACACTTCACAACACTGCTGGGCAATCCTCGACACCAAAACCTGGCTGCAACTTCAGTCGGAGGCTGCTGTGGTCGCTAATCGATAAGAAAAGGTCAACGGTGGTTATCGAGGAGCTAAGGAAGGCAGAGATGGTCTTGGATACAGTCATACTAATTCTTAATAC GCTTACATACAAGCTTTAG